The sequence below is a genomic window from Macadamia integrifolia cultivar HAES 741 chromosome 1, SCU_Mint_v3, whole genome shotgun sequence.
TTTGTTATGATATCTGATTAGGATTTCTACTTTCATTTATTGCTAACTTAATTCAATGGATATGGTTGCAGGGTGCGGCAACCACTTGCTATGTAGCTTTGCATCCGGCAGTGAAGGGGGTAGGTGGTGAGTATTTCTCAGATAGTAACATCGCCGATCCCACTTCACAAGCTAAGGATGTGGAGTTGGCAAAGAAGCTATGGGAATTCAGCATGAGTTTGACTGGTTGATGGACCTTTACCTCATAGACATTACTCCTTTCTTAATTGGATGTGGAAGATAATATTTTGTGATATGTGATCCAGAAAAATCATGTTAATTTTGTACAGGACTATCTAGAGATTCCTGAACCTATAGCTATGGAAGTATTATGTAATGGATCATTAATAATACTTGCTATTATAAGCAGATGATGCAGATATTTTATGTTGAGGTATGTTCTGACATTTGTGCAAGGTGAACCATAGCTTCTCTTTGTTGCCCAAGGAAATATAGGCAACAAAAGAAGCTATTTGAATGATAAAGTCGGAAATTTAGGGTTTCCTTGAGGTGCCAATGCGAAATAGTATGATGGCAAGGAAATGGGAATCTTAAGTAAAAAAACCTTTTGGTTAAAAAATATTTAGGGGTTTAGTAATCCCTACCACATTGATGACTAGCGATTAGGTATCAAAGATTAACTTTGTTAATTGGTACATCTGCTTAAGGTACTGATCACCAAGTTAGACCACGAAGAAGCATTGATGGGTGTTTAAGGGACATGCCTTCCTTAAAGATCAGTCACCATTGCGAGGGAGGATTCTCTGTCTTTCAAGTTGGTTATACTACTATTTTTGCCTCTATctgatccatgtagtcgaccccatttagttgggataaagttatgattattgttgttgGTTATACAAAGTCTAGTAGGATTTACGGATTAGAAAATTTATGttctttaaattattttattttattttatttatttatttagtttttatgATAAAGCCTGGTTTAGTGTTTCAATATTTCAGAtgttttgtagattttttttttttaaatacctatTTGTGCCAAGATCCTACAAGGCTATGCTAAAGAATCTTGGATCTGAGAGTAAATGAGAAGAAAGAGTGAGGGGTTGATGCTAATGACTTGTAATAAGCTGAGAATGCAAATCCTTCGCAACATTGCTTGCATGCCCAAATGGGTCTAATGAAGTAATCAAATGGTTCcttaggatatatatatatattcttgaaaGAATTGGAGATATCTGTGATGGAAGATGCAAACCTTCGCGCTCTTATAGATATTTCGATTCCCTTCCCATTCTTTTATTTGCAATCAGGCAAAACCCTATGGATTTCAACGTAgtcatgggattttttttcttgctcaAATTTATTCTctaaatgataacaaaaaattcagccttatcccaattaaatgcgGCCGGCTCAAATTTATTCCCTAAACAGATATGGGAAATAAGATAAAGTCCTAAAGCATTTAGAATGCTGTGTATTTTCATTTAGTTTTAGAGCTTAATCGGAATTCGATTATAATTAGAACGTTCTCATAAGGGCATTGATAGGATGCATTGACCTTGAAAaatctatcaaaatcaaggcaaacATAATCTAATATGTTGGTAATGAAGTTTAAAATTTCAGCTTAAACCATATATTCATGTATCATGGCCTTGGGATGTGATGGATTGGAGGGTTGGGCTACGTGATTAATGTGGCATTAGTGTTTCTGTATTCAAACACATGCACTTCTTCTTTACTCAAAATTAATAGAGAATGAACCTTAATTGAATGGTAGATATTGCCATATTGGTTACTTTTATTCTCCACTTCCTATGGAAGGTAGTTAGCTTTCTTCTTTAATTTATCATGTTTTTGAAGATTAGAAACATTGTAGGTCATGACCTGTGCTAGGTGGTCTTGTCTTAAAAGTCAGTGAAAGGTCATTAATCCTTGGAGTTTTAGTGTGTAATGGCACTGATAAGGATGCCTAACTAAAATTGAATGGAAATGTCTTTACAAGTTGGGATTCAAATATTAGATCCCACACTCCTAAtgaaataaacaaattaataaataaatgaggaCACAACGAATTATGGTAATTGTGATCTTAAAGAGGTTTTCAAAAggttacttaaaaaaaaaaaaaaaaaaaaaaaaagggtttcgtTTTGTGTAACCATGATCTTATCACATGATGATGTTGCCCACGTATCATCAATTCATCAAGGGGTTTGTCTTCTTTATGACATGTAGGATAGAGACAATGATACATGAGTATACACCAATTATCTAtagacaaaatatttttttcccacttGCTTTGGAGTATATAACTGAAAGGGTTGCCATATTTTTTGCATGACAGGGGAGGATTTCCTACAGGGGTAATGTAAGAAGGAATCTGCACGCTGAATCAATGAGGGATTGAAAAATGATATCATTCATATGAGATCTATATAGTCGAAATAAGAAAGACAGTGTCAGTGTGAATCCCACGATTTTTTTCTCATAACTATAAATTATGCCATGTCATAATAGAGATTATTACAAGGCTGATCCAAGGGTTGACAATGCCCCTAGAATGCTGATTTGATGGTTCTAACTACACCTCCTTTTCATATATGGAGATCAACTTCCTCTCTGAcaagcttctccatctattgCAATCTTCTTGTTCCTCTTTAACTCACGGGAAAATGTATCATTTACCAGAAAACCTTCTTCTTTTGTCAAGTCATCTTCTTTTTTACCTGCTTGAAGCATAACCCCTTAACCATGCACTTAAAACTATTATTTGCTTAGTGAggcccaatttttttttttcttttttgatcaGCCAAAGAAAGGATAAAGATTAGATATTATAATTAATATTACATACAATGTCTATTCTAAATATTGGCTTCCTACCAGATAATGCTTCATAAGCCATAGATTTCAGTTTCTCTAGAATACTATTTGTCTTTAATAAACTAAACCTAGGATATATACGACACTTGTCCACCTCATCCCTTAGGATGATTAGAGTTCTTGGCCATAAGGTTAACAGTTTATCAAATTCTTTATCAAAGAACTTTTTGAGAATATCCGCATCACTCCGAACTTCTTCAATCACCCATTTTTTGTTCCTTGCGGTCACCAGTCCTTGTAGCACACCTAGCGTCTCGGCCTCACAACCTTCTCCTGTCAATACATAATTTGTTTCACATGAGACTATATTATGTTGGGAAATAAGCGCTAAAGCCCATGCAGatatttttttgtccttttgttATCACACTTGTAATGATTAGATAATTTGAGTTTTGTATTGTCAGTGAAGCCATATGAGTTGGATATGTACTAGATATCACCTGAGTCTCCAAAGATTTGTGAGTGAGTCCATTCGCAATCCAATATTCAATGTGCTTAATGATGGAGATAGGATCTGGATTTTGGGCTGAGAACAGGATATTATTTTTGTGGATCTAGATAAAATAATATATGATgataaaaacagagaaaaaccatttcaattctttttttggaatgaaCCCTGAGTTGAAGCAAAATAAAACCAGTCTTTTGACTGAGTCAAAGCGAAGAAGGTTAGGTCTAAAACCCAATGGGCTCGCTGCCCAGACCTTCCTTGTAAActtacaattaaacataaaatGGTAAACTGACTCCTGCTGGCAATGGCAAAAGCTACATATGGAGCCAATATCCACCCACTTAGCTAGAATATCTTTTGTTGGTAATCCATCATTGATCactctccaaaagaaaaacttaaacTTGGGGTGGATATTGATTTTCTAGAAAAATCGCCACCATCGTGAACATGGAGATGAGCAACAATACCTGTGTGAGCATGCATGGAAATTTGTTAGTGCATTGGAGCTAAGAAACTTGGCAGCTAATTTAGTTGTGAAAGATTCTGCCTTAGAAAGGGTGCACCACCACCTGTCATCTTGAGAAGATAATGAGGTTTGAGCAATACAATCAATGATAAAATCAGGGATGAGTGATTTCAAACGTTCCAAGTCCTATAGGCTGTTTAAAGTGAAAGTGCTTACAGACTCAGAGTGGTAGTTACGATGAACACTATGGTGTGAATAATTTTGCAGTTCGATGGTGTGATTATGATTCCGAATCCAGGGATCATACCGAAAGAAGGTATTTGAACCATTACCTATTTTCCAAAAAAGGATCTTCTCGAGAGAGTGAGGCCCAATTTACGTTACACATACTATATTTGGCTAGCCTCATATGGGATAGGTATAAGGATAATGGCAGTTAACATTAAGGAGTGTTGGTAATATAATAAAGGTAATACATGGATTGCCAATCTAGCCATCAAACTTTTGAAGAGAGAGGATGATAATAGGAAAATGCATAGGGATTAAAAGGAAATCTTAGGAGAGTTGTTACATAAATCACTTGGTTGAACACTATtcaaataaaagggaaaaagatcacCTCCAATACCAACGATCCAGGTGTTGACAGAAGTTGGAATGCGTGTCCAAGCCCTCCTAACCTTTGAATGATCGTTATAGGAGAGTTGAAGGATCAAGTCATTGGAGAAGAGTTAGATCCAAAGAAAAAGGCCTGTAGGGCGTCAATCATGAAGATGGTCAGGGCAGCAAAGAAAATGCTGGTATATCCCTTGGTAATATTTGGAATTTTGAGTGAAATATTTCTCTTTTAGTGTGTAAGAATTGCTAAGAGAGAAGATGAAATTAGGATAATACAAAGGgactaaaaagaaaaactagGGGAGTAGTTATATAAACCACTTGATTTGACACTCTCTAAAAGATAAGGGCATGCACCATGGAGGTTGTGAAGGCAATAAGGAGAATGCTAGTATTATTCTCCCCAGAGGTTTGAAATCAGCCATGATCCATCCAATCAAGATTTCGACGAGTGTACCATTGAAGTGTAGACTAATAaacttttagagagagagggagaggaccCCCTAAACAAATATCTTTGCTAGAAGCCTAGAACTAGTGTGAAGAGTGACTGAAGTGTGAACATTCAATGAGTttctagaaagaaaagaaaatggaattcAGAAATTTGTGGTTCATCTGGTTGGACTTTGTGTAATAAATGGCAATGTTTCAACTGGTGGAGAGTCCCAGGAACTATTGTCTTCTTTGATACTCTGAATTTTACGCTTTGCAGCGAAGAAACGATGTGGCCCTTTAACAGAAAAGGACCCTCTGGGTTCTCAGCTAGTTCAACAGCAGAGGAAGTCACGCAAGGAATAGATGGAACTGGTCTCACTGCCATCGTTACTGGTGATATTTTGTTTGGAttatccagtttttgttctgtttcttattttctcaaTCAGATGATTTGGCCTAGTGCCTTTTGGTGGCATCTTGCCTTATaatcttttctttacccttttttttgggattttaatatatttatttattcacccaaaaaaagaattcaaattttttatatggGAATTACAAATACTGTATgttcatgatttttttatttttttggttgaaaatttTGTGTCTTCCAGTTCTTACTTTGTTTCCGGCAATGATTCTTACTGTTTCAGATGGGTTTGGTGGGGATTTTCAGTTAGAGGTTATTAAGGTTTGTTTATGGCTTTTTTGCACTTAGCATGTTGAGAACATCTCCCTCTTGTGTAATGAAAGGCAAGACTctgattttttgtttgattttgtttttgccCTTCATTTATTTACGTTTAGATGGCCCTGGTGTTGATTCTGATTTATGTTTTTCCCTCAATGGGAATCTtctattggtttgatttgatgggAACTTGTTACAATTATGGTTGAATTCTGCTTTTCATGGATGCTGACTGCACATAAATTTTAGGATGGCCTTTTGTTATACAGTAGACCTCTTGTTCATTTCAATTTTGGAGAGCAGCAAGAAGTAGTTCTTTATGCCCTTCTGTTAAATACTGAAATATCATGGAGTGTCACTGGAAGAATGATATATGAATTTcgcataaattttattttctacaaCCTAAGTTCTGAGTAGAGATTGAATATTATGAAAAAGATATGTGACGTGTGAAGACGAGTAATGTTCATATATTCGTGTCTGTTGGAAATGAAAACAGGGCAGGTATTGCATGATCCTACACTGGGTAATTGTAATAGTGGTTGTAATTTTCAAATAAATTGTGATTGTGGTTCTTGTGGTATACCTTTCTCTTGGCTGCAGCTGGGGTGCTCCCTAGCTACTTCTGGTTTACAGGGATGCTATTATTTGTATTTAGATTGTGTTTCTTGTGTTGAAATTTCATCATTCTGTGTTGGTTCTTCGACTATTTTGCAGCCTTTCTTTAGTTCCTTATCTGTTTCTTCATTGGGAGGGAGTTATATTTTCCTCAATCACATGCTTTAAGTAGACTTCTAaatcttttttgaatttcaactGAATCTACTATTTTCAAGtggggaaagaaaaatttcattGAATTTGGATGTTAATAACTATCAATAGACTTCCGAATCTTTTTCTAAGTTCATATGATTTTTAAAGAAGTTTCATTGAATTGGATATTTATAGTTAATTTTTATTGTTGGTGCAAAGTTTGTGATTACTTTGGCTGGAGAGAAAACCTACCCTTACAGGTAGTGATAATTTCAATTATCTCCTTTCACCTAAAATGTTGCTTCTCTAGGATCATCCTACACCACATCTATATTGTTTGCAGAACCTTGTAGGTAATTTGGACTGCTTTGGGGAACAGCTAGTATTGTAAATATTTGCATGACATCCAGCTTAGGAGTTATCAAATTCCATGAAATTAGAGGACTTCCTGAGGTCCTTTATTAGCTGTTCTTTTTAAAACCTCATAcgtctctgttttttctttgtttttgacTTCACTGTTTGTCCAAAATCACCTCCATGGATGCCATCCTTGTTTGATGTGTACCATTGACATTTCATGATTATGTAGGTGCATTTGATACCTATTATTTTTTGCAGTTAGATGCTTATGTCTGTTTTATTTACAGGAGCATTGAGTGGTATTGGGAATGAGACAGCGCGTGTTTTTGCATTGCGTGGAGTTCATGTTGTTATGGGGGTGAGGAATGTGGCTAGTGGAAATAACGTTAAAGAAGAAATCATGAAGGAAGTGCCTTCAGCTAAGGTGGATGTGATGGAATTGGATCTCAGTTCAATGGCATCAGTGAGGAGATTTGCATCTGATTTTCATTCATCGGGCCTTCCTCTGAACATTCTTATGTAAGAGATAGAGGAGTAGGAGAGATAGCATTGCTTACTTGTGACTTCTTTTTCTCATCCCTTTAGTTATATGTGCTTTTGGGTGGTGGATTACTGTGATATGCACTTCTTATTGTGTCTCTTTATGGACTTCTTTTGTCTTCCTGGGTATTTTTTCATAAGTAATAAGAGGATAGTGATTTTTGTCTTCTTGGTGTTTAGTAATAACGCAGGAGTTATGGTTAGTCCTTTAACACTTTCAAAAGACAACATAGAACTACATTTTGCAACAAACCACTTAGGTATGTTGGACAGATATTCCAAGCTTTTGAGTTTTGCCAtgggataattttttttgtagatgAGTTTACATTGTagcttttaaattgttgtatGCAATTTTCAGCCCTTTGGTAGAACTAACAATAATACGAGGAGATCTCATTCTTTTGCAGGCCATTTTCTTTTGACAAATCTTTTGTTGGAGACAATGAAAAGTACAGCATGTGAAAGTAAGAATGAGGGAAGAATTGTTAATGTTGCATCAGAGGCTCACCAGAGGTCATATCCTGAAGGAATTCGGTTTGATAGAATCAACGATAAATCAGGGTATCACTTCGCTAACAGCATTCACGATggctatatttatttatttattttaatatgggattttttttggatgaataaatgaaTTCATTACCAATCGacgaagaagaatatacaaggggaaaaaggggggggggaggcacAGTCCAGCAAGATTATCCAACCCAACAGAGTGGGATTTTCATATTGACACCCCTTAAGGTGCCATATAATTTTAACCTTACTTGGTTTACccttaaacttttttttttttttattaataaggGTGCATACTGTTATTTTGCATATGTACACGAAAAATGTGCAAAACATTGACATGGCACTTTCAAAttgtttttg
It includes:
- the LOC122083644 gene encoding short-chain dehydrogenase TIC 32, chloroplastic-like isoform X1; protein product: MWPFNRKGPSGFSASSTAEEVTQGIDGTGLTAIVTGALSGIGNETARVFALRGVHVVMGVRNVASGNNVKEEIMKEVPSAKVDVMELDLSSMASVRRFASDFHSSGLPLNILINNAGVMVSPLTLSKDNIELHFATNHLGHFLLTNLLLETMKSTACESKNEGRIVNVASEAHQRSYPEGIRFDRINDKSGYGSWQAYGQSKLANILHANELNRRLKEEGVDITVNSLHPGVIGTNILRNHSFLNGIVLSLGKYVFKNVQQGAATTCYVALHPQVKGVGGEYFADSNLAEPTSQAKDMELTKKLWEFSMSLIG
- the LOC122083644 gene encoding short-chain dehydrogenase TIC 32, chloroplastic-like isoform X2, producing the protein MWPFNRKGPSGFSASSTAEEVTQGIDGTGLTAIVTGALSGIGNETARVFALRGVHVVMGVRNVASGNNVKEEIMKEVPSAKVDVMELDLSSMASVRRFASDFHSSGVMVSPLTLSKDNIELHFATNHLGHFLLTNLLLETMKSTACESKNEGRIVNVASEAHQRSYPEGIRFDRINDKSGYGSWQAYGQSKLANILHANELNRRLKEEGVDITVNSLHPGVIGTNILRNHSFLNGIVLSLGKYVFKNVQQGAATTCYVALHPQVKGVGGEYFADSNLAEPTSQAKDMELTKKLWEFSMSLIG